The sequence GCCGCGCCGCCGACGGTTTCGATCGCCTTCGAGGTGGTCTCGGTGAATTCGTCGATATTGGCACGTGTGCCCGGGCCTGCCGAACGGCTGGCAATCGACGCGACGATTTCGGCGTACCGCACCGGCGCAACACGAGAGACGGCGTGGACGATGGGGATGGTCGCCTGACCACCGCACGTGACCATGTTCAGGTTAGGCGCGTCGAGATGCGCGAACAGATTCACCACCGGCACCACGAACGGCCCGATGGCGGCCGGTGTCAGATCGATCACGGTGATGCCGTGTTCACGCAGCACCGCAGCATGACGGTGATGCGCGCCTGCCGAGGTCGCATCGAATGCGATGCGGATGTCGCCGAAGTTCGGCATGCTCACGAGGCCCTCGATCCCCTGCGCCGTGGTCGGCACGCCGAGCCGTTCGGCGCGCGCCAGACCGTCCGACGCTGGATCGATGCCGACCATCGCGCCCATTTCAAGGTGCTTCGCGTTGCGCAACACCTTGATCATCAGATCGGTGCCGATGTTGCCGGAGCCGATGATGGCGACGGCCTGCTTGTCTTGTTGATTGTCGTACTTATCGTGCATGTCGTTCCCGGTCACGATGCGGATTCAGGGTGGTGGGCAAAACTCGCGCTCACGGAGCCGAGTCCTTCGATATGGGCAGTGAAAACGTCGCCGGCAGTCACGCCGACCATCGGGCCGAGCGCGCCGGTCAGCACGATATCGCCCGCCTTCAGCGGCGCACCGACACGGGTCATCGTGTTGGCGAGCCACACGGCGGCGTAAAACGGATTGCCGAGGCACGCCGCGCCAACGCCGACGCTCACCTGATCGCCGCGCCGCTCCATGACCATGCCGCAGTTGATGGCGTCGAAAGCATCGAGTTTGACGGGGCGATTGCCGAGCACGAACAGACCGCTCGATGCGTTATCGGCCACCGTGTCCGTCAAGCGGATATCCCAGTTGGCAATCCGGCTGCCGACGATCTCGATGGCGGGCAACGCATAAGCTGTTGCGCCGATCAGGTCGGCAATCGTGTGGCGTTCGTGCGGCAGATCGTGCGCGAGTACCAGCGCGATTTCCGCTTCCACTTTGGGCTGCTGCGTGCGCGACATTACGATCTCTTCGCCGTCGGCAATCGACATATCGTCGAATAGCATGCCGAAATCCGGTTGATCGACGCCGAGTTGCGCTTGCACGGCTTTCGACGTGAGGCCGATCTTGCGGCCCACCAGACGGCGGCCGCTTGCGAGCTTGCGTTCGGTGTTCAGACGCTGCACCGCGTAAGCGGCTTCGAGCGCGTCACCGCCGAGTTCCGCGATGGCGGTTCGCACCGGCGCGACTGGCACGCCATTCTGCTGCGCCTGCCACAACGCATAAGCGATCTGCTGAGCAGCGTTAAGGTCGAGTTCGCTCATGCGATCCTCACGCAAACGTTGGTCAGTTCCGAATAGAAATCCAGCGAATGACGCCCGCCTTCACGACCGATGCCCGAGAGTTTGGTGCCGCCGAACGGTGTGCGCAGATCGCGCACGAACCAGGCATTGACCCACACGATGCCGGTTTCGATCTGCCGCGCCACGCGATGGCCGCGCGAGAGTTGCGTCGTCCAGATGCTCGCGGCGAGTCCGTAAGCGCTGTCGTTCACGCGGCCGATCACTTCGTCTTCGCTATCGAACGGCGCAATGTGGCAGACAGGTCCGAAGATTTCTTCCTTGACGCAGCGTGCATCGTCGGACAGACCGGTCCAGATCGTCGGCGTCACGAACGCGCCTTGATCGCGCTCGTCGCCGAATTGCGGAACCCTGCCGCCGGTCACGACGGTTGCACCCTCTTCGACTGCCAGGCGGAAATACGACAGCACTTTCTCGCGATGACCACGTGAGATCAGCGGGCCCATCGTGGTAGAGGGATCGTCTGGGGCGCCGACTTGCAGCGCCTCGGTTTTTTCCTTCAACGCGGCAACGAAGCGTTCGAAGATCGGCCGCTCGACGTACACACGTTCGCTGCACAGACAAACTTGCCCGGCGTTCGTGAAGCTCGACTTCAACACGCCGGCGACGGCAGCATCGAAGTCCGCATCGGCGAACACCACGGCTGCGTTCTTACCACCGAGTTCGAACGAAATTTCTTTCACGCCGTCAGCGACGGTCTTCATGATCGTGCTACCGGTACGCGATTCACCGGTGAACGTGATCGCGCTGATGTCCGGATGACGCGTGAGGAATTCGCCGGCCGCATTCGGCCCGTGACCATGGATCAGGTTGAACACGCCGGGCGGCAGGCCGATGTCGTGCATGACTTCGGCGAGCAGCGTGGCTGTACTGGGTGTTTCTTCCGAGGGCTTGGCGACGACGCAATTGCCCATCGCGAGGGCCGGCGCGACTTTCCACGTGAACAGCAACAGCGGCAGATTCCACGGCGAGATGATGCCGACCACGCCGAGCGGTTTGCGCGTGACGTAGTTGATCAGTTCGCTGCCGTCGGCTGCGTGCGTGTCGAAGAACTCGCTGTGCGCGGTGCGGATGAGATCCGCGAAGGTGCGGAAGTTCGCGATACCGCGAGCGATGTCGAGCTTGCGGGCTTGCTCGAGTGGGCGGCCGGTGTCGGCCACTTCTGCCGCGACGAAATCCTCGAAACGGGCTTGTATGCCGTCGGCGATTTTATGGAGCCAGTCGGCTCGCTCAGCCGGCTTGGTGTTTCGCCAGCCGGCGCGTTGGGCGCCGGTTGCGGCGCGGACGGCGGCATCGACGGTTGCGACGTCGGCTTCGCAGACTTGCGCGAGTTCGCGGCCGTCGACGGGGCTGATGTTGGGGAATGTGGTAGCAGTTGCGATGAATTCGCCGTTGACGTAGTGGCGAAGTAAGGGTTGAGCGCGCTGCGCGGCGTCCGGGGTGAGGGTCACAACGTCTCCTGCTCGATTGAGGTGTTCGCAGGAGTCTAAAGGGGGGGGGTCGCGGGGCGATAATCAAAGATTGGGTGGTGGGTATGCCAATGCGGAATACCAGAGAGGGATTTTTTTTGCCTTAGGCGGCGGCAATGGTGGTCTGCCCGCGCAAAAGCATACTCATGCCGGCGCGGGAAACATCCAGACCCGCCCCCCGACGGCACCGCTCATAAGAGGCGCGACAGCCACCAATACCAAGCCCCGCCGCTCTCGCGCATCGTTACTCGCGGCCTTCGAGCAGATCCGCCATATCGTCCGCATGCTCTTCTTCGACCGCGAGAATCTCTTCGAACATCCGGCGCGTCGTCACGTCCTTCTCGCCGAGATAGCGCACAATCTCGCGATACGTATCGATCGCAATACGCTCGGCGATCAGATTCTCGCGGATCATGTCCGTCAGGTCGCCACCTTCCTTGTACTCCGAATGCGAGCGCGTCTTCAGACCGTCCGGTGCAAAATCCGGCTCGCCGCCAAGCTGCACGATGCGCTCGGCGATGAGGTCGGCGTGTTCCTGCTCCTCCGCCGCATGCTCCGCGAATTCGGCAGCCACGGCCTCGGAGTTGATGCCCTTGGCCATGAAATGATGCCGTTTAAGCTGTTGAAGCAAACCCGAAGCGACCCGCACCCTCTCAATTGGCGACAATCAACGGCGGCTGGGCGCCTCACGGCGCCTTGCAATGCAATATCTCCACAGCCCGTCGCGAGAAACTGCGGCGAGCTCTTTTTTTGACCAGACTCACAAACATAGCGGCAATCCGGTCACGTGGATCGCTGCTATGTCCTCCCTGAGACTGTCGCTTATTGTTTATGTCGCGTGCTGTGCACGCATGCTGGTTCGCGAGTTTATTGGCCCGTCAGTGTGTTCGACAACTCAATGCTCGGCGTGCTGGTGTTGCCGTTCTGCGCGACCAGAAGATGGATCTGGCCCGGCACGAGTTGGCTCAGTGCACCGCCGATCGGCACTGACGTCACCAGCCAGTCGGCGTTGTTCGACAGCGAGAAAGATGGCGACTGGAAGATTGGCGTCTTACTGCCCGCCACCGTCGCGATCAGCACATATTGGCCGCCGGACACGTAGATCGAATCCTGGCCGCTTGCCGGCACCGCGTTCTTGAACGCCATGCCCGCCATCGTCGGGCTGGCGTTGGTGATGTCGGTGCTGGTTGCCTGGACCAGATACAGGTCGAGGTTGGTCGCGTTAGCGGATGCATTGAAGCCACGCAGGCGCGCGCTGTTGGACAGCAGGCCCTTGTCGAACGGGTCGTCGATCAGGCCGATATCCGGCGCCGTCAGGCCGGGCAAAGCCAGCACGGTGTAGTCGTGGCCCTTCGCCACATCGGGGAAACTACCGCTCGCCAGCGCGGTCGTCGTGCCGGTGTCCGAGTATGCAACCGTGGTCGCCCCTGTGTTGATGTTGGTGAAGTTCGTCACCCCCTTATAGCTGATGTTCGTCTGTCCCGAGGGCGCGGTGCCGTTCACGAGGAAGTCGACGGCCGGGCCGCTGGGAATCGCGTGGATGAAGTGGATCTCCGGATTCGTCAGCCCGAGTTCCTTGCCTACGTCGCTGGAGCCGCCGCCACCGCACGCGCTTAAAACGGATGTGACCGCAACCACAGCCGCCATGGTTCGAATTGTTTTCATTGTGCTCATCCTTATTTTTTTGGGCCCACGACCCGTTAATTTGCGGGCGCTCCGCTTCGTGCGTCGCGCCGCCTGGAAACCCGGTTCGCGGATCATTGGAACGGTTCCAGGCCGGCTCTCTGAAATGAACCGCCCTCGTCTATCCCTGCTGTTCATCGCGCCGGTTCTTGTCGGCAGCGCGGTCCGTGTCGATGGACGCTGGTCTTCAGCAAAGCTTGTGCCGGAGGGTTAGATATGGCTTAAGGCACCTGAAGAATGGCTCACGGAGCAACGAGTTGCGTGGATTAGAATTTTTCCTCGGCGGGTTGGCCCAATGAGCGGTGTATTGTTCGTCCGCATCCCATACTTACACGGTCCCCGGCATGCCCTACCCCCACTTACTCGCTGAACTCGACCTCGGCTTTACCCGCTTGCGCAACCGTGTGGTGATGGGTTCCATGCACACCGGCATGGAGGACCGTTTCTGGAATTACCCGAAACTGGCCGCCTATTTCCGTGAGCGCGCGAAAGGCGGCGCCGGGCTGATCGTCACGGGCGGGATCTCGCCGAACCGGCAAGGCTGGTTGCTGCCCTTCGGCGGCACGCTGAACTCAGTGTTCGACCTGCGCAATCACCGCTTGCTGACCGAGGCCGTGCATGCCGAAGGTGGCAAAATCGCGCTGCAGATCCTGCATGCAGGCCGCTATGGGTACCAGCCGTTTGTCGTGTCGGCATCAGCGCTCAAATCGCCGATCTCGAAGTTCAAACCGCGCGCGCTCACCGAGGCCGGTATTGCACGGACGGTGCGTGACTATGCACGCTGTGCGCGCCTCGCCCAACGCGCCGGTTACGACGGCATCGAGATCATGGGCAGCGAAGGCTATCTGCTCAACCAGTTCCTGTGTCCACGCACGAACCAGCGGTCCGACCGGTACGGCGGCAGCATCGAGAACCGCATGCGGCTCGCGCGCGAGATTGTCGAGCGCGTCCGCGCGGCGTGCGGTGAACGCTTTATCGTGGTGTACCGGCTCTCGCTGATCGATCTGGTCGATGGCGGCAACACCTGGGAAGAAACCGTGCAGGTCGCCCAGGCGCTCGAAGCCGCTGGCGTCACGATGTTCAACACGGGAATCGGCTGGCACGAAGCACGGGTGCCGACCATTGTGACCTCCGTGCCGCGTGCTGCATTCGCCGCGCTCAGCGCACGGCTGAAGGCTGCGGTCAAGGTGCCGGTGATCGTATCGAACCGCATCAACACGCCCGACGTCGCTGAAGAATTGCTCGCTCAGGGGGCGGGTGACCTGGTTTCGATGGCAAGGCCGCTCCTCGCCGACCCCGAGTTCGTGCTGAAGACCGCCGAAGGACGTGCGCACGAAATCAACACCTGTATCGCCTGCAATCAGGCCTGCCTCGATCACACGTTCAAGAACCAGCGTGCGACTTGCCTCGTCAATCCGCGTGCGGGACGCGAAACCGAGCTGATCTACCGACGGATCGCGGGCGCGCAGGCAGCGCGTTCGATTGCCGTGGTCGGCGCGGGTCCGGCGGGGCTTTCCGCTGCGACGGTGGCGGCGTCGCGCGGGCACCGCGTGGCGCTATTCGATGCGAGCGCAACGATCGGTGGTCAGTTCAATCTGGCGATGCGCGTACCAGGCAAAGAAGAGTTCAGCGAAACCATCCGCTATTTTCAGAGCCAGTTGCAACGGCATGGCGTCGACGTGAGGCTCGATACGCGCGTCGATCCGGCGCTGCTCGCGGCAGGTGGTTACGACGATGTGATCATCGCCACGGGCATCGTGCCGCGGAGCCCGGCGATTGCCGGCATCGACGGGCCCAACGTGCTGTCTTATGTGGACGTATTGCGCGGAGCGCCAGTGGGACGCCGCGTCGCGGTGATCGGCGCGGGCGGGATCGGCTTCGATGTCAGCGAATTTTTGCTGCATCGTTCTGGCGATCCTCTGCCGATGCCGCGCGATGCATGGCTCGACGAATGGGGTGTCGATCTTGCAGTGCGGGAACGCGGCGGCTTGAAACCGCCGGCGCCGGCGCTGCCGTTCCGCGAAATCTGGTTACTCCAGCGCAAGCCAGGCAAGCTCGGCATGGGGCTCGGCAAGACCTCGGGGTGGGTGCATCGCGCGACGCTGGCAAGGAATGGCGTAAAGATGCTCGGCGGCGTGTCCTATCGGGAGATCAGCGAACGCGGATTGAAGATTGCGCGTGAAGGTGTCGAAGAATGGCTCGAAGTGGACACGATCGTCGTGTGCGCGGGGCAGGAATCGTTGCGCGACCTGGTTCCGCAAGCGGCGGCGCGGGCTGCGGATAGGGCCGACGGCGCCAAAAGCCCCAATGGGGTGAATGGTCCGCGCTATCACGTGATCGGTGGCGCAAAGGTGGCAACCGAACTGGATGCGAAGCGCGCGATCCGCGAAGGCGCGGAAGTGGCGGCCGCGCTCTGACCCACCGGGGAGCGGAGGTGGCCGCTGCGCGCTGAAGCAGCGCAAAACGGAAAACGGCGAACTGGCTATGTGCAGCTAACAGCAAGCCGCCGCCCTCCTCAGGCGAGGCCCTTCTTCCGGTAATCGAACCAGAACGACAGGCCCACGCTGGCCAGAATCACGATCGTCGCGATCACGGTCGAATGCGTGACCGGCTCGCCGAGCAACAGCGCACCGAGCGCCACCGCGACGACCGGATTCACATACATGCAGCTGCTGGCGATGATCGGACTCGTATGCCGGATCAAAAAACCGTACGCGACATAGGCGGCCATCGTCCCGATCAGCATCAGGTACACGAAGGCCAGCACCGGCAGAAAATGCACCTCCATCATCCGCTCGCCCGTCACGACGGCGACCATCGTCGACATCGCGCCGCCGAGGCCGATCTGCAGCGACGTCGACAGGAACAGGTCCGACGGCAGCTTCAGCCGCCCGGCCAGGTGCGCGCCGCCGGCCCAGAAAAGCGCCCCACACAGGATCGCCAGGCTGCCGCCGGCGGATCCCGGCGCGCTGTCGCCGTGACTCAGGATTGCGATACCCACCAGCCCGAGGCCGACCGCAAACCACTCGCCTCGGCCGATCTTGCGCCCCGCCACCGCCGCGATCACCGTCGCGAACAGCGGCACGGTCGCGACCATCACGGCCGCGGTGCCGGTGCCGACGGTGCGCATGCCGTAGGCCAGCATGCCGCTCGACAAGCCGACCAGCATCGTGCCGACAATGCCGGCATTGCGGATTTCAGCCACGCTCGGCCAGACCGGCTTGCGGCGCGCCGAGAAAATGAAAAGCCCTATCCCGGCAAACAGATTGCGCAGCCCCGAGAGCAGCAAGGGCGGAAACGAACCAAGCGCGACATGCACGGCGAGATAGGTCGAGCCCCACACGAGATAGACGACGGCGAGCGCGAGCGCGATCTGTCCATTGCGCGACTGCGGCAAACGGATCGGGAAACCACTCGGGAAACGGCTTGGAAGTTGCGGCGACATGCGTTCAACCCGCCCATGCCGCTCGAGGTGCTGCGCCCCCGCTGAAAACCCGGTATCGGGATGGCGGACGCCGCATCGGCGATGCGGTCTGACGGGCGAGGCTGGCGGACATGTCGGTGGAACGGAAGGACGAAAAATGGCCAATGGGGCCACAACGCCGCGGCGATCGATGAAAATCGATCCGCGGCTGACACGCGCCAAAGGTTCGACGCGCATCGCATTATGCAGTAAGCACCCACCGGGCAGTTTGAAAGAATCGTAACTTTTTGCGTGCCTGCAACAAAAAGCCGGGGACGTTTCCCCGGCTTTGGACTCGCCCGTGACACCGGCGCTGAAACTATGCAACCGGCATCATCGGCGACGCTCAGTTGGCCATTGCGCCCGACGCTTCGTGCTTCATGCCCATCGCGTCACTACCCTTTTTCATGGTGTCCTTCTTCATCGTGTCCTTTTTCATGCTGTCCTTCGACATGGTGTCTTTGGACATCGAATCCTTCGACATCGTGTCCTTGGACATTGCATCGTTGGACATGGCGCCGCTTGCCTGCGCGAACGCGGCGCCGCCGCTGGTGAGGAGGGCGACGGCCAGTGCTGCGATTGCGAACTTTTTCATGGGATGACTCCGTTTCGTTATGGATGAATCTGAACCGGCTTCCAGGGGGTGCCGGGGTATTTCCGAAGCTTCTGCCGCCCGGGGTCGCGCGTGCGGTCTGGCACGCGCCGACCCGCGCGCGTCAGGAGCCTCCGAACCAGTTGTAGCCCTGGTCGACCCAATAGCCGCCGGGATACGTGTTGGTGACGAACATCTCGACAATGTGTTTCGGGTTCTTGTAGCCGAGCTTGGTCGGCATACGCAGCTTCATCGGGAAGCCGTATTTCGCGGGCAGACGCTCGCCGTCGTATTCGAAGGTCAGGAGCGTTTGCGGATGCAGCGCCGTCGGCATGTCGATGCTTTCGTAGTAGTCGTCGGCGCATTTGAAGCCGACGTACTTCGCACTTGTGTCCGCGCCGATGCGCCGCAGAAAATCGGCAAACGGCGTGCCGCCCCAGCGGCCGATCGCGCTCCACCCTTCCACGCAGATATGCCGCGTGATCTGCTCGGCATGCGGCAGCGCGTACAACTCGGGCAAGGTCCAGACGCGCTGACCGGTGACGAGGCCGCTGATCTTCAGCTTGTAGTCGGAAGCGTCGACATCGGGGACGTCTTCGATACCGTAGAACGCGTTGAACGGGAAGGGTCGCGTGATCTGTGCTTCGGTGTAGGTCGGCGCGAGTTGCTTCGGATCGAACAGGGCGGCTTGCGCGCGGTCATTCAGGCGCGACACGGCCGTCAGGAATGCGTTGACCGAATCGTTGTCGGTGAGCGAGCAGCCGGTCAGCATCGACAGGCCGCCGAGCGTCAGAAGCCGCTTGCCGAACAGGCGTCGCGACGGCATCGCGAGTTCGCGCCGGGCGTCGATCAGGATCGATTCGCGGTCAAGCTTATTGTCGAGCATAGAGGCGGGCTTTCGATCGGGTTGAGTAGCGGGCTTGGTCATGATTCGATGTCCTTAAGCTTTGCGTCTCGGTGTGTCCATGTGCGCGTGCAGGCATGCATCTGCGGCTCAGCGTCCGCGCAGCATAGCCAGCAGCGAGCGCGGCACGAGCGCCACCATCGCCAGATGCACGACGATGAACGCGGCCATCAGCGACATGGCGCAGAAATGGACGATGCGCGCGTTGTCGTAGCCGCCCATCAGTTCGCGCAGCAGCGGAAACTGCACCGATTTCCAGATCGCGAGGCCGGAGAGCACCAGAACGATCAGATCGCAGACGACAAACAGATAAGCGAATTTCTGCACCGCGTTGTAGACGCGCAGATCGGCATGCGAGAGCTTGCCGGTCAGCGCGGCGATGAAGTCGTGCAGCACGGCGCGCGGCGAGACCGGCAGGAACTTGCGCACGAAGCGCCCGCTGACCAGGTTCAGCGCGAGATACAGCAGGCCGTTGAAGACCAGCAGCCACATCGCCGCAAAGTGCCATTGCAGCGCGCCGCCGAGCCAGCCGCCGAGCGTGATCGCCGTGGGAAACATGAAGCCTTTGAAGATCGGCGACGCGTCATAAATGCGCCAGCCGGATAGCATCATCAGGATGGCCGCGAGTGCGTTGAGCCAATGCGTGACGCGCACCCACACCGGGTGAATCGTGCCGCTCGTCGGCGTGGCGGGCGGAGCCGTTTTGCTGAGAGCATGAGGCGTTGCCATGAGAATCTCCGATGAAATGGGAAGCGCAGCGGGGTCGTCGCGCGATCAATTACAGGCGGCAAGTTCGCCTACTTGCAACACGTCGCCGGTCGCGGCGTTTTCGACGAAAGCGACAACCCCGAAGGTGTCAGCCGGCGCGTTGGCATCGGCATCGCCGATGCGGATATCGCGGCGGATTTGCGCGTTACCGGCAACGAGCGGCACGGGGCCGATCCATTGCCGCACGACGCGTTCGTGATGCAGCGTTGCGCCACTGTTTTCCCCGGCCCCGACCTGCGAGTTCAACGCGTTCTGGTAGACCGCGACATAGGCATTCAGTTGACCCGTTGTGTCCGCCGCCTTGCTGGTGAATTGCGCGTCGACATTGAAGGCCCCCTTCGCCTGGGGTTTCAGTTCGAGCGCCACGTTCGCCTGCGCCGGTTCGGCGATGACCTGGCCGACACGGCTCTGGAAACTGTCGCGTTGCGACCAGCTGCGCAATTCGCGGCCGGATACGAAGATCTCGGGTGTGTAGATAGTGTGGCCGCCGGCGAGGTCCGTGAGCGTTTGCTGACGTTCGGTAAAGCGATGCTGCGAGAAACGGTCGGTCCAGCCGAGGCTGTTCCAGTAATCCACGTGCAAAGCCAATGGCACGATGCTTTGCGTTGCGCCGCTGTTTTTCCACTGGCTCAGCCAGTTGTCCGCGGGCGGGCAACTGCTGCAGCCTTCGCTGCTGTAGAGCTCCACCAGCGCTACGCGGTGGGCTGGGCTGTGCGACGCGCATACGGCACCGGCCGCGGCTACGAGGCCGCTGGCTGAGAGGGTCGTCAGCGCCATGGCTAGCGCGATTGCGCGGGTGACATGCCGCTTAGTGCGGTGGGTTCGTGCGGTTTGCATGACGTGCTCCATCAGGATCTGCACGTTTGTCGAACCACGAGACCGGTTATGACAGC comes from Burkholderia sp. GAS332 and encodes:
- a CDS encoding acetaldehyde dehydrogenase — encoded protein: MHDKYDNQQDKQAVAIIGSGNIGTDLMIKVLRNAKHLEMGAMVGIDPASDGLARAERLGVPTTAQGIEGLVSMPNFGDIRIAFDATSAGAHHRHAAVLREHGITVIDLTPAAIGPFVVPVVNLFAHLDAPNLNMVTCGGQATIPIVHAVSRVAPVRYAEIVASIASRSAGPGTRANIDEFTETTSKAIETVGGAARGKAIIVLNPAEPPLMMRDTVYCLTEEDADTDEIESSIHAMVAAVASYVPGYRLKQAVQFDRYTAANPLALHANERRAGLKVSVFLEVEGAAHYLPSYAGNLDIMTSAALAAAEQIAASRVTARKERRNDR
- a CDS encoding 2-keto-4-pentenoate hydratase, producing the protein MSELDLNAAQQIAYALWQAQQNGVPVAPVRTAIAELGGDALEAAYAVQRLNTERKLASGRRLVGRKIGLTSKAVQAQLGVDQPDFGMLFDDMSIADGEEIVMSRTQQPKVEAEIALVLAHDLPHERHTIADLIGATAYALPAIEIVGSRIANWDIRLTDTVADNASSGLFVLGNRPVKLDAFDAINCGMVMERRGDQVSVGVGAACLGNPFYAAVWLANTMTRVGAPLKAGDIVLTGALGPMVGVTAGDVFTAHIEGLGSVSASFAHHPESAS
- a CDS encoding aminomuconate-semialdehyde/2-hydroxymuconate-6-semialdehyde dehydrogenase; the protein is MTLTPDAAQRAQPLLRHYVNGEFIATATTFPNISPVDGRELAQVCEADVATVDAAVRAATGAQRAGWRNTKPAERADWLHKIADGIQARFEDFVAAEVADTGRPLEQARKLDIARGIANFRTFADLIRTAHSEFFDTHAADGSELINYVTRKPLGVVGIISPWNLPLLLFTWKVAPALAMGNCVVAKPSEETPSTATLLAEVMHDIGLPPGVFNLIHGHGPNAAGEFLTRHPDISAITFTGESRTGSTIMKTVADGVKEISFELGGKNAAVVFADADFDAAVAGVLKSSFTNAGQVCLCSERVYVERPIFERFVAALKEKTEALQVGAPDDPSTTMGPLISRGHREKVLSYFRLAVEEGATVVTGGRVPQFGDERDQGAFVTPTIWTGLSDDARCVKEEIFGPVCHIAPFDSEDEVIGRVNDSAYGLAASIWTTQLSRGHRVARQIETGIVWVNAWFVRDLRTPFGGTKLSGIGREGGRHSLDFYSELTNVCVRIA
- a CDS encoding bacterioferritin (manually curated), with amino-acid sequence MSPIERVRVASGLLQQLKRHHFMAKGINSEAVAAEFAEHAAEEQEHADLIAERIVQLGGEPDFAPDGLKTRSHSEYKEGGDLTDMIRENLIAERIAIDTYREIVRYLGEKDVTTRRMFEEILAVEEEHADDMADLLEGRE
- a CDS encoding 2,4-dienoyl-CoA reductase, yielding MPYPHLLAELDLGFTRLRNRVVMGSMHTGMEDRFWNYPKLAAYFRERAKGGAGLIVTGGISPNRQGWLLPFGGTLNSVFDLRNHRLLTEAVHAEGGKIALQILHAGRYGYQPFVVSASALKSPISKFKPRALTEAGIARTVRDYARCARLAQRAGYDGIEIMGSEGYLLNQFLCPRTNQRSDRYGGSIENRMRLAREIVERVRAACGERFIVVYRLSLIDLVDGGNTWEETVQVAQALEAAGVTMFNTGIGWHEARVPTIVTSVPRAAFAALSARLKAAVKVPVIVSNRINTPDVAEELLAQGAGDLVSMARPLLADPEFVLKTAEGRAHEINTCIACNQACLDHTFKNQRATCLVNPRAGRETELIYRRIAGAQAARSIAVVGAGPAGLSAATVAASRGHRVALFDASATIGGQFNLAMRVPGKEEFSETIRYFQSQLQRHGVDVRLDTRVDPALLAAGGYDDVIIATGIVPRSPAIAGIDGPNVLSYVDVLRGAPVGRRVAVIGAGGIGFDVSEFLLHRSGDPLPMPRDAWLDEWGVDLAVRERGGLKPPAPALPFREIWLLQRKPGKLGMGLGKTSGWVHRATLARNGVKMLGGVSYREISERGLKIAREGVEEWLEVDTIVVCAGQESLRDLVPQAAARAADRADGAKSPNGVNGPRYHVIGGAKVATELDAKRAIREGAEVAAAL
- a CDS encoding Permease of the drug/metabolite transporter (DMT) superfamily; the encoded protein is MSPQLPSRFPSGFPIRLPQSRNGQIALALAVVYLVWGSTYLAVHVALGSFPPLLLSGLRNLFAGIGLFIFSARRKPVWPSVAEIRNAGIVGTMLVGLSSGMLAYGMRTVGTGTAAVMVATVPLFATVIAAVAGRKIGRGEWFAVGLGLVGIAILSHGDSAPGSAGGSLAILCGALFWAGGAHLAGRLKLPSDLFLSTSLQIGLGGAMSTMVAVVTGERMMEVHFLPVLAFVYLMLIGTMAAYVAYGFLIRHTSPIIASSCMYVNPVVAVALGALLLGEPVTHSTVIATIVILASVGLSFWFDYRKKGLA
- a CDS encoding pentapeptide MXKDX repeat protein, with the protein product MKKFAIAALAVALLTSGGAAFAQASGAMSNDAMSKDTMSKDSMSKDTMSKDSMKKDTMKKDTMKKGSDAMGMKHEASGAMAN
- a CDS encoding DMSO/TMAO reductase YedYZ, molybdopterin-dependent catalytic subunit — translated: MTKPATQPDRKPASMLDNKLDRESILIDARRELAMPSRRLFGKRLLTLGGLSMLTGCSLTDNDSVNAFLTAVSRLNDRAQAALFDPKQLAPTYTEAQITRPFPFNAFYGIEDVPDVDASDYKLKISGLVTGQRVWTLPELYALPHAEQITRHICVEGWSAIGRWGGTPFADFLRRIGADTSAKYVGFKCADDYYESIDMPTALHPQTLLTFEYDGERLPAKYGFPMKLRMPTKLGYKNPKHIVEMFVTNTYPGGYWVDQGYNWFGGS
- a CDS encoding Thiosulfate reductase cytochrome b subunit; its protein translation is MATPHALSKTAPPATPTSGTIHPVWVRVTHWLNALAAILMMLSGWRIYDASPIFKGFMFPTAITLGGWLGGALQWHFAAMWLLVFNGLLYLALNLVSGRFVRKFLPVSPRAVLHDFIAALTGKLSHADLRVYNAVQKFAYLFVVCDLIVLVLSGLAIWKSVQFPLLRELMGGYDNARIVHFCAMSLMAAFIVVHLAMVALVPRSLLAMLRGR